From the Sebastes fasciatus isolate fSebFas1 chromosome 3, fSebFas1.pri, whole genome shotgun sequence genome, one window contains:
- the LOC141764986 gene encoding bromodomain-containing protein 4-like isoform X3 translates to MRTSTCLITKSDSGQDSSSPSTTPNTRGFSSPSTTPQTRAAPPPLVLSQPLAQLQPPRVPPTPTSHAPHLGPPFPLSTPDVLAQGMTSVPLPAPTHPGLHPVPMLQSSPALIKQRKSQKRKADTTTPTANDQLSETSPVSAETRPRRESSRPSKTPKNDTSQPDSQHHLGGGLEAVAVAVAAAAAVAGTAGTVTQKRQEQLRFCARLVKEMQSKKHVAYAWPFYKPVDAKALSLHDYHDIIKHPMDLGNIKRKLDSRQYRDAQEFAADVRLMFSNCYKYNPPDHDVVGMARKLQDVFEMRFAKMPDEPEEPAPVPTPSSALHPAPSTRQAPPPPVVSEDDSSSSSESESSGGDSEHERQHRLAELQEQLKAVHEQLAALSQPPASKPKKKEREREKEKKEKEKEKEKEKEKEREREKEKEKKKEKHKKKMGAEEAVEAPPLVMLQTSKKNKSSKEPIIVKKERKKTGKKEGVKNSRPVVLPQPGPTPLVPSASLEAEDEMDVFGGVSTDRGKPMSYEEKRQLSLDINKLPGDKLGRVVHIIQTREPSLKNSNPDEIEIDFETLKPSTLRELEKYVSSCLKKKKKPSAEKPLEMTNVTKMKTGSSSSGSSDSSDSEDSENGLVPKLQKKISTIKDTKRLPHLSLSTAAAPVAPQPQPQPQPQPQPQPQPQPQPQPQPQPQPQPQPPPQPPPQPQPPPPTQPPVVQSKPPPVQSLDSSQLMGSGFDPLAQFMNPHLTRSNSEPNPTITTAGAPAAPGLLNANAPTVQTPAETHPFLNQHPIIPSPAIHNALPQQPSRPSHRAAPLPPKPSQPPPSSLPSLPPSSSPQLQPSLPPTLPQPVPRPRVPSPPSHGILGTLSAQPPQALLEDDDELTLTSSQTPPLSQVHTFLQSLQTRPTAQPQPLPLHTHSPARGVPQLMPSMHTHAVTTSTPALAQRQSSGHAHMRQPFPHTHLSTSQQQKGVALLQKVQQMQQQHQLQPSPRSKAEPFSTGCLRESPPPLMMHSPQMPPFQPMGQHSPSQTKKHEQRSNPVVVKEEKLSQSPVLPPSPFSPATRQDVHKHDNKHRIDLKLLDSTRPAPRLPDSPAPPYSQQDNKIKQEPKTPIAPKKTQDVKVKNIGSWASLAQRSQSTPASSVRSSSDSFEQFRRVAREKEERERQLKAQAEQARREQEKLRNRDDEDTVEPPRRAQDDARRRQEQQSPLAPTPPASTPPTLSPQAPPPPPQATPPPSSAALDQREIARRREQERRRREAMADTIDINFQSDLMAIFEENLF, encoded by the exons GTCTGATCACCAAGTCGGATTCAGGCCAGGACTCCTCGtccccctccaccacccccaACACCCGGGGCTTCTCATCCCCTTCAACCACGCCGCAGACCCGTGCTGCACCCCCCCCTCTAGTCTTGTCCCAACCTCTGGCCCAGCTTCAGCCCCCACGCGTGCCTCCAACACCCACCTCCCACGCCCCCCATCTGGGACCCCCGTTCCCCCTCTCAACACCTGACGTCCTGGCCCAGGGCATGACCTCTGTTCCCCTTCCAGCCCCGACACACCCCGGCCTCCATCCCGTCCCGATGCTGCAGAGCTCCCCCGCCCTCATCAAG CAAAGGAAGAGCCAGAAGAGGAAAGCAGACACCACCACACCCACCGCCAACGACCAGCTCAGTGAAACATCTCCCGTCTCTGCTGAGACTAGGCCTCGGCGAGAGAGCAGTCGCCCATCTAAGACGCCCAAAAACGACACGTCGCAGCCGGACTCTCAGCATCACCTGGGAGGCGGTTTGgaggcggtggcggtggcggtggcggcggcggcggcggtggccgGGACGGCGGGGACGGTTACGCAGAAGCGCCAGGAGCAACTGCGTTTCTGCGCACGCctcgtcaaagagatgcagtcCAAGAAACACGTGGCTTACGCCTGGCCCTTTTACAAGCCCGTCGATGCAAAAGCTCTCAGCCTCCACGACTACCACGACATCATCAAGCACCCCATGGACCTCGGCAACATCAAG AGAAAGCTGGACAGCCGGCAGTACAGAGACGCTCAAGAGTTCGCAGCAGACGTCCGGTTGATGTTCTCCAACTGCTACAAGTACAATCCCCCAGACCACGATGTGGTCGGCATGGCGCGCAAATTACAG GACGTGTTTGAGATGCGTTTTGCCAAAATGCCTGATGAGCCAGAGGAGCCTGCCCCTGTTCCCACCCCGTCATCGGCCCTCCACCCTGCCCCCTCCACTCGACAAGCCCCGCCTCCTCCTGTCGTCTCGGAAGACGACAGCTCCAGTTCCTCCGAATCGGAGTCCTCGGGAGGAGACTCAGAGCACGAAAGGCAACATCGATTGGCTGAGTTACAGGAACAG CTTAAAGCTGTCCATGAACAGCTGGCAGCTCTCTCCCAGCCCCCAGCCAGCAAGCCcaagaagaaagagagggagagggagaaggagaagaaggagaaggagaaggagaaggaaaaggagaaagagaaggagagggagagggagaaggagaaggagaagaagaaagaaaagcacaAGAAGAAGATGGGAGCAGAGGAAGCTGTCGAGGCCCCGCCCCTTGTGATGCTTCAGACCTCTAAGAAAAACAAGAGCAGCAAGGAGCCAATCATTGtgaagaaggaaaggaaaaagaccGG TAAGAAAGAAGGAGTTAAAAACAGTCGCCCAGTCGTGCTCCCTCAGCCGGGGCCGACCCCTCTCGTCCCTTCGGCCTCTCTTGAAGCAGAAGATGAAATGG ATGTGTTTGGGGGCGTGTCCACCGACAGGGGCAAGCCGATGTCGTATGAGGAGAAGCGCCAGCTGAGCCTGGACATCAACAAGTTGCCCGGTGACAAACTGGGCCGCGTCGTGCACATAATCCAAACGCGTGAGCCTTCGCTAAAGAACTCCAACCCGGACGAGATCGAGATCGACTTTGAGACGCTGAAGCCCTCCACgctgagagagctggagaaaTACGTCTCCAGCTGcctcaagaagaagaaaaagccgTCAG CAGAGAAGCCTCTGGAAATGACTAATGTGACGAAGATGAAGACCGGATCTTCATCTTCAGGCAGCAGCGACTCCTCTGACAGTGAAGACTCTGAGAATG GGCTGGTCCCCAAGCTGCAGAAGAAGATCTCGACTATCAAAGACACCAAGAGGCTGCCCCACCTGTCCCTAAGCACCGCAGCGGCTCCAGTCGCtcctcagcctcagcctcagcctcagccacagccacagcctcagcctcagcctcagcctcagcctcagcctcagcctcagcctcagcctcagcctcagcctccGCCTCAGCCTCcgcctcagcctcagcctccGCCCCCGACTCAGCCTCCAGTGGTCCAGTCCAAACCTCCCCCTGTCCAGTCTCTGGACTCCTCACAGCTGATGGGCTCTGGATTTGATCCCCTGGCTCAGTTCATGAACCCTCACCTGACGCGGTCCAACAGCGAGCCCAATCCGACCATTACTACTGCCGGTGCCCCCGCCGCGCCTGGCCTCCTCAACGCTAACGCACCCACTGTCCAGACGCCCGCTGAGACGCACCCGTTCCTAAACCAGCACCCCATCATACCTTCACCCG CGATCCACAACGCTCTTCCCCAGCAACCATCAAGACCGAGCCACCGAGCAGCGCCACTTCCTCCCAAACCCTCGCAGCCTCCCCCGTCCTCGCTCCCCTCCCtgcctccatcctcctctccccAGCTTCAGCCCTCGCTTCCACCCACTCTCCCCCAGCCCGTCCCTCGCCCCCGCGTCCCTTCACCCCCATCGCATGGCATCCTGGGTACCCTCTCGGCGCAACCTCCCCAGGCCCTGCTGGAAGATGACGACGAGCTGACGCTCACCAGTTCTCAAACCCCGCCCCTCAGCCAGGTTCACACCTTCTTGCAGTCGCTCCAGACACGGCCCACAGCGCAGCCGCAGCCGCTCCCGCTGCACACGCATTCGCCTGCGCGGGGCGTCCCTCAGCTGATGCCGTCgatgcacacacacgctgtgACAACATCCACCCCCGCCCTGGCGCAGAGACAAAGTTCAGGCCACGCGCACATGCGCCAGCCGTTCCCTCATACACATCTGTCGACGTCCCAGCAGCAGAAGGGTGTGGCCCTGCTGCAGAAGGTCCAACAGATGCAGCAACAACACCAACTACAGCCGTCGCCACGCAGCAAAGCAGAGCCTTTCTCAACAG GTTGCCTGCGTGAGAGCCCTCCTCCCCTGATGATGCATTCTCCTCAGATGCCTCCGTTCCAGCCGATGGGACAGCACTCGCCCTCACAGACCAAGAAACAT GAGCAGAGGTCCAACCCGGTGGTGGTCAAAGAAGAGAAGCTTTCCCAGTCACCAGTTCTGCCCCCGTCGCCCTTCAGCCCCGCCACGCGTCAAGACGTACACAAACACGACAACAAACACA GAATAGACCTTAAGCTGTTGGACAGCACTCGCCCCGCTCCTCGCCTCCCAGACTCCCCAGCACCACCTTACTCCCAGCAGGACAACAAAATCAAGCAAGAGCCCAAAACTCCCATCGCTCCCAAGAAGACACAG GATGTGAAGGTAAAGAACATCGGCTCCTGGGCCAGCCTGGCTCAGAGGTCCCAGTCCACACCGGCCTCCTCCGTGCGCTCCTCCAGCGACAGCTTCGAACAGTTCAGACGGGTCGccagggagaaggaggagagagagaggcagctgaAAGCTCAGGCTGAACAGGCCAGGAGGGAGCAGGAGAAGCTACG taaCCGTGACGATGAAGACACCGTGGAGCCGCCTCGCCGAGCACAAGACGATGCCCGCCGTCGCCAGGAGCAACAGTCACCGCTTGCTCCCACACCTCCAGCTTCCACCCCGCCCACCCTCTCCCCACAGGCCCCGCCCCCTCCGCCACAGGCCACGCCCCCGCCCTCCTCAGCTGCTCTTGACCAGAGGGAGATTGCACGCCGCCGCGAGCAGGAGAGGCGCCGGAGAGAGGCG aTGGCCGACACCATTGACATCAACTTCCAGAGCGACCTGATGGCCATTTTTGAGGAGAATCTGTTCTGA